A single candidate division SR1 bacterium Aalborg_AAW-1 DNA region contains:
- the rapA gene encoding RNA polymerase-associated protein RapA encodes MNNYNTSYYAHYLTLQTPSNGLERVMRSVINATIDLNPHQIEAALFFFKNPLGQGVMLADEVGLGKTIEAGLIMCQLWSEHKRRILLIAPASLRKQWLNELNDKFQLPSIILESKIYNSIKKLDKKNPFDYSGIVICSYDFAARYADDIEEINWDVVVMDEAHKLRNVYKDLEKEADIFVEKPSLLNDKLTISQQISVVEDDEIYDDTKRISRAKRLKDALYHSKKLLLTATPLQNDLLELYGLTSYLDDYMFGDIVSFKEQYCNQKTNTALLHDLKKRLAPVVHRTLRKHVSAYIKYTQRRAYTQEYKWTSQESQYHQAITDFMMTDDLFKTKNGQPNYFVLFIYWKILASSFHAISGTLHGLLYKIQAKIDHLESQGLIEKHKIIEGEIIKTHALVGSGGEEDLTQDDDIVALYQEEFDGEKEGEQSIDVMYSGVGAMEAKQLQVTFQKVQSIIELGKSIQTDSKLESLLSALTKAFEIIEDTKNADGKKANRKVLIFTESRRTQDYLYRYLIQHGYDKKIVCFNGTNESKETTEVYKKRKTDPNNTSKVTGSKTADVRNALVDYFRDHADIMIATESAAEGLNLQFCSLLINYDLPWNPQRVEQRIGRCHRYGQQHDVTVINLINTDNRADERVYELLSDKLNLFNGMFGSSDEILGQLESGLDIERKILEIFQTCRTKEEIDSAFDDLQQKMEVIIEDKMKTTKQTVLDEFDEQVAARLQDSKEQTSIVVDHTKKFLRSCAQFALQGYADFDDRQMSFVLHKAPVNDIELGKYVFMDDKNKIGAHILRTNSTLGTYIIDYCKQQSLSEQILLFDLSKYDGKLSLLEQYKGISGYLTVDLLRVTGTEYLEEHLIVSCIDEQNNELDPQVGEDLLKVPSEIIDNKFTISDQQKTALETYTQHRQSDIQAISQEYTNNYFSDEIHKLDKWADDIRITLERKVKALQREISQMKSEAIKQKDILSRAKIEKEILTKEVRFKDLRRKLYDEEDSLENKKRKLVADLLAKTQTQVEVQRLFMIGWKII; translated from the coding sequence ATGAATAATTACAATACTTCATACTATGCTCATTACCTGACACTTCAAACTCCAAGCAATGGACTAGAAAGAGTTATGCGTAGCGTGATAAATGCAACTATCGATCTCAATCCTCATCAAATAGAGGCAGCTTTATTTTTCTTTAAAAATCCTTTATGACAAGGGGTTATGCTTGCAGATGAAGTTGGACTTTGAAAAACTATTGAAGCATGACTGATTATGTGTCAGTTATGGTCTGAACATAAAAGAAGAATTTTGCTTATAGCTCCTGCTTCATTAAGAAAACAATGGCTAAATGAATTAAATGATAAATTTCAATTGCCAAGCATAATTTTGGAGAGTAAAATATATAATTCAATCAAAAAGTTAGATAAGAAAAATCCCTTTGATTATAGTGGTATTGTGATCTGTTCTTATGATTTTGCTGCAAGATATGCTGATGACATAGAAGAGATAAATTGGGATGTAGTTGTGATGGATGAGGCACATAAGCTTAGAAATGTTTACAAGGATTTAGAAAAAGAAGCAGATATTTTTGTAGAAAAACCATCATTACTCAATGATAAACTTACTATATCGCAACAAATAAGTGTAGTAGAAGATGATGAAATCTATGATGACACCAAAAGAATTTCTAGAGCAAAAAGGCTCAAAGACGCATTATATCATAGTAAGAAGCTTCTACTTACAGCAACGCCATTACAAAATGACTTATTAGAACTTTATGGATTAACATCTTATTTGGATGACTATATGTTTGGAGATATAGTATCGTTTAAAGAACAATATTGTAATCAAAAAACAAATACAGCACTTTTGCATGATCTTAAAAAAAGACTTGCCCCAGTTGTACATAGAACACTGAGAAAACATGTAAGTGCATATATCAAATACACACAAAGGAGAGCATATACACAGGAATATAAATGGACATCACAAGAATCACAATATCATCAAGCTATTACTGATTTTATGATGACAGATGATCTTTTTAAGACTAAAAATGGGCAACCTAATTATTTTGTCCTATTTATCTATTGGAAAATTTTAGCTTCTTCATTTCATGCAATTAGTGGCACACTCCATGGATTATTATATAAAATTCAAGCAAAAATTGATCATCTAGAATCCCAATGATTGATAGAAAAACATAAAATTATTGAAGGAGAAATAATAAAAACTCATGCGCTTGTGTGATCGTGATGAGAAGAAGATTTAACCCAAGATGATGATATTGTAGCATTATATCAAGAAGAATTTGATGGAGAAAAAGAATGAGAACAATCAATAGATGTTATGTATTCAGGAGTGGGTGCTATGGAAGCGAAACAACTTCAAGTAACATTTCAAAAAGTACAATCTATCATTGAATTGTGAAAATCTATACAGACAGATTCAAAACTTGAAAGTTTACTATCTGCATTGACTAAAGCATTCGAAATTATAGAAGATACGAAAAATGCAGATGGTAAGAAAGCAAATAGAAAAGTGCTTATCTTTACAGAATCGAGAAGAACACAAGACTATCTCTATAGGTATCTGATCCAGCACGGTTATGATAAGAAAATAGTTTGCTTTAATGGAACTAATGAAAGTAAAGAAACAACTGAAGTATACAAAAAACGAAAAACCGATCCTAACAATACGAGCAAAGTAACATGATCAAAAACTGCTGATGTAAGAAACGCACTTGTTGATTATTTTAGAGATCATGCCGATATTATGATTGCTACAGAAAGTGCAGCAGAGTGATTAAATCTGCAATTTTGTAGTTTATTGATCAATTACGATCTTCCGTGGAATCCTCAGAGAGTGGAACAAAGGATAGGAAGATGTCATAGATATGGTCAGCAACATGATGTGACAGTGATCAATCTGATCAATACTGATAATAGAGCTGATGAAAGAGTCTATGAACTTCTCAGCGATAAACTCAATCTTTTCAACGGTATGTTTGGATCAAGTGATGAGATTTTATGACAATTAGAATCTGGTCTCGACATCGAGAGAAAGATCTTAGAAATTTTCCAGACTTGTAGAACAAAAGAAGAAATTGACTCAGCATTTGATGATCTTCAACAAAAAATGGAGGTCATTATTGAAGATAAAATGAAAACTACAAAGCAGACCGTATTGGATGAATTTGATGAGCAAGTGGCAGCAAGACTTCAAGACAGCAAAGAGCAGACTTCAATAGTAGTTGATCATACCAAAAAATTTCTCCGATCATGTGCACAATTTGCGCTCCAATGATATGCAGACTTTGATGATAGACAGATGTCTTTTGTGCTACATAAAGCACCAGTCAATGATATAGAGCTTGGAAAATATGTATTTATGGATGATAAAAACAAAATTGGAGCACATATCCTCAGAACAAACTCAACACTAGGAACATATATCATAGACTATTGTAAACAACAATCGCTGTCAGAACAAATTTTATTGTTTGATCTAAGCAAATATGATGGGAAGCTAAGTCTATTGGAGCAATATAAATGAATATCATGATATCTGACTGTGGATCTTCTTCGTGTAACGGGGACAGAGTATCTGGAAGAGCATTTGATTGTGAGTTGTATAGATGAACAAAATAATGAGCTAGATCCACAAGTGGGAGAAGATTTACTTAAAGTCCCCTCAGAGATCATCGATAATAAGTTTACTATATCTGACCAGCAAAAAACAGCATTAGAAACTTATACACAACACAGACAATCTGATATCCAAGCTATCTCACAAGAATATACCAATAATTACTTTAGTGATGAAATTCACAAATTGGATAAGTGGGCAGATGATATCCGTATTACACTCGAACGCAAAGTCAAAGCACTCCAAAGAGAAATCTCTCAAATGAAAAGTGAAGCTATCAAACAAAAAGACATCCTCTCCAGAGCTAAGATAGAAAAGGAGATACTGACCAAAGAAGTAAGATTTAAAGACCTCAGAAGAAAGCTTTATGATGAAGAAGACTCACTAGAAAATAAAAAGAGGAAACTAGTCGCTGACTTGCTTGCTAAGACTCAGACACAGGTGGAAGTACAGCGTTTATTTATGATAGGATGGAAGATTATTTAG